Proteins from a genomic interval of Musa acuminata AAA Group cultivar baxijiao chromosome BXJ1-9, Cavendish_Baxijiao_AAA, whole genome shotgun sequence:
- the LOC103998192 gene encoding putative disease resistance protein RGA3 isoform X2 has product MARWATVIQLFSLATYVGPVVEKITEKAVEGGVNGLQWVWANLEALFDVEAELDKLRRTAKRIRAILKDAEETRFIEDQTVREWLSDLKDFAFDVEDLVDEFQIGLDIAKLEKARLSPGSRKRRRPWDILPPCLTWVYRKWTISVKIKEIKEKYEEIKQRRNDFQLREGESRRRQQDRTQQTPQHTGSLRGDSLVLGLEEKKNDILMHLRQGGGVSGAPNSSQREGRSVLVVAIIGPGGIGKTTLARLVFNDEEIERSSFLKIWVGVSRDFDVCRITKEIIKSITEKSCCGLSLDLLQRKLRELVLGKKFLLVLDGLCNNDLSFWDTLQAPLMVGGEGSRVLVTARSEQVLTYMRPRPSSIIWLNELGENDSWLLFCSYAFRQAPADHDVGREIVRRCHGLPLAIISIGGLLYSRTEEEWRSILSDIPDPEDEAHGILSTLKGCNGRHHQKQKYKMPGLIHELAQSVSAHECLRIENDASFCESENARYALSCNFPMELPIFQKLYQNKKLRTFILLGENGTPTKEVPRDLYMNLRCLRVLDLRRNELTELPDSIGNLIHLRYLNLLGTQIERLPESLSSLYNLQLLELGDCKKLVELPRGMSNLINLRYLGLRLDWENCRHRWSDIVMPPGLGRLTSLHTLSRFSVSSESGGGISELKGLKLRGEICISKLEIVDVRDAMEASLGTKQHLETMMLRWTNCRSPASQSGGGRDVIEQLCPNSNLKHLWIENYKGAEFPSWLGDQSMNLETLRLYGCERSERLPPVGRLRNLKCLFLEGLHTVTDLGSLSGDGNFAGFPSLEMITISNLKNLERGFELVQDEMPCLRKLVISDCSNLLQLPQLPNSLEDIEIRECPALSTLPMLSSLQQLVLTKCGLEIIESIHQFTSLSSLTISQFPRLGSITREHLQDLRSLRKLKIDHCDNFVSLSSQHLVSLETLEISQCHAFSSLAGEGLPASLKDLRLQSCGNLTSLPEEGMSASLQYLAIGGCPTLEQRCLVGGGDWHKIQHIPRIEIGENSSV; this is encoded by the exons ATGGCGCGGTGGGCCACCGTCATTCAGCTCTTCTCTCTCGCCACCTACGTTGGCCCTGTCGTtgagaagatcaccgagaaggccgtGGAGGGCGGCGTCAACGGCCTGCAGTGGGTCTGGGCCAACCTCGAGGCCCTCTTCGACGTGGAGGCTGAACTCGACAAGCTCCGCCGCACCGCCAAGCGCATCCGCGCCATCCTCAAGGACGCCGAAGAGACCCGCTTCATCGAGGACCAAACCGTCCGCGAATGGCTCTCCGACCTCAAAGACTTCGCCTTTGACGTCGAGGACCTCGTCGACGAGTTCCAGATCGGCCTCGATATCGCCAAGCTGGAGAAGGCTCGTCTCTCCCCTGGCTCCCGGAAAAGGAGGCGGCCGTGGGACATTCTTCCTCCTTGTCTCACTTGGGTCTACCGTAAATGGACGATCTCGGTAAAGATCAAGGAGATCAAGGAAAAGTATGAGGAGATCAAGCAGCGCAGGAATGATTTCCAGTTAAGAGAGGGAGAATCGAGGAGGAGACAACAAGACAGGACACAACAAACTCCTCAACATACTGGCTCGCTTCGTGGCGACTCTCTAGTTTTGGGCTTGGAGGAGaagaaaaatgatattttgatgcATTTGAGGCAGGGCGGCGGTGTGAGTGGCGCCCCTAATTCTTCCCAAAGAGAGGGGAGAAGTGTGCTTGTCGTTGCAATCATCGGACCAGGAGGAATCGGGAAGACAACTCTGGCCAGGCTTGTCTTCAACGACGAGGAAATCGAAAGATCTTCTTTTTTGAAGATCTGGGTTGGTGTTTCGCGCGATTTCGACGTGTGTAGGATCACAAAAGAGATCATTAAATCGATCACCGAAAAGAGTTGCTGTGGTTTGAGCTTGGATTTGCTGCAGCGTAAGCTTCGGGAGCTGGTCCTCGGAAAGAAGTTCTTGCTCGTGCTTGATGGTTTGTGCAACAACGACCTTTCGTTCTGGGACACGTTGCAGGCTCCTCTGATGGTCGGAGGCGAAGGTAGCAGAGTCCTGGTCACCGCCCGGAGTGAGCAGGTTCTGACATACATGCGCCCACGCCCTTCGTCCATAATATGGTTGAATGAGCTGGGTGAAAACGATAGCTGGCTCCTGTTCTGCAGCTACGCATTCCGACAAGCACCTGCCGATCATGACGTTGGTAGAGAAATTGTGAGAAGGTGCCATGGTTTGCCCTTGGCAATTATCTCGATCGGTGGCCTCTTGTACTCCAGAACTGAAGAAGAGTGGAGGAGTATCCTCAGCGACATACCAGATCCAGAAGACGAAGCGCATGGCATCTTGTCGACATTAAAG GGTTGTAATGGTCGTCACCACCAGAAACAGAAGTACAAAATGCCTGGCCTAATTCATGAACTAGCACAATCTGTTTCTGCACATGAATGTCTAAGAATCGAGAATGATGCATCATTCTGTGAATCTGAGAATGCACGCTATGCATTGTCATGTAACTTCCCCATGGAGCTTCCAATATTTCAGAAGTTATATCAGAATAAGAAACTTAGAACATTTATATTGCTCGGTGAAAACGGCACTCCCACAAAGGAGGTGCCGCGTGATCTTTACATGAACCTAAGATGTCTAAGGGTGTTAGATTTGAGGAGAAATGAGTTGACAGAATTGCCAGATTCGATTGGAAATCTTATTCACCTGAGGTACCTTAACCTTTTAGGTACTCAAATTGAGAGGTTGCCTGAATCATtgagcagcctctacaatctgcaacTGCTAGAACTTGGTGACTGTAAGAAGCTTGTGGAGCTACCCAGAGGCATGAGCAACTTAATTAATCTACGATATCTGGGTCTGCGTCTAGATTGGGAAAACTGTAGACATAGATGGAGTGATATTGTTATGCCACCAGGACTTGGCAGATTGACTTCTCTGCATACTCTTTCAAGGTTCTCAGTTTCCTCGGAGAGCGGAGGCGGGATAAGTGAACTGAAGGGCTTGAAACTTCGAGGAGAAATTTGCATCTCAAAGCTTGAAATTGTTGATGTGAGGGATGCCATGGAGGCCAGTTTAGGTACCAAACAACATCTCGAAACTATGATGCTGCGATGGACTAACTGCAGAAGCCCTGCTTCACAAAGTGGAGGTGGAAGGGATGTGATCGAACAGCTCTGCCCAAATAGCAACCTCAAACACCTATGGATAGAAAATTACAAAGGTGCTGAATTCCCGAGCTGGCTTGGAGACCAGTCCATGAATTTGGAAACATTAAGACTTTATGGTTGTGAAAGATCGGAGAGGCTCCCACCTGTAGGAAGGTTGAGGAATCTCAAATGTCTGTTCTTGGAAGGACTGCACACAGTCACAGACCTCGGTTCACTTTCTGGTGATGGTAATTTTGCAGGATTTCCATCATTGGAGATGATCACCATATCAAATTTGAAGAATCTTGagagggggtttgaattagtacaAGATGAAATGCCTTGCCTCAGAAAGCTGGTCATATCAGACTGCTCCAACTTACTACAACTTCCACAACTTCCAAACTCGCTTGAAGACATTGAGATTAGAGAATGTCCAGCATTATCTACTCTACCTATGCTTTCGTCTCTTCAACAATTGGTGCTCACAAAATGTGGACTTGAAATAATTGAATCGATTCATCAGTTCACCTCTCTTTCTTCTCTGACCATTTCCCAATTTCCACGACTTGGATCTATAACAAGAGAGCACCTTCAAGACCTGAGGTCCCTTAGGAAACTGAAGATTGACCACTGTGACAATTTTGTTTCACTTTCTTCTCAGCATCTTGTTTCTCTTGAAACTTTGGAAATATCTCAATGTCATGCATTTTCTTCCTTGGCTGGAGAGGGACTGCCAGCCTCGCTCAAAGATCTTCGACTACAGTCTTGCGGCAACCTCACATCTTTGCCAGAGGAAGGAATGTCTGCCTCACTGCAGTACTTGGCCATTGGTGGATGCCCAACTCTAGAACAAAGATGTCTAGTAGGTGGAGGTGATTGGCACAAGATACAGCATATCCCCCGTATAGAAATTGGTGAGAACTCTTCAGTCTAA
- the LOC103998192 gene encoding putative disease resistance protein RGA3 isoform X1 has product MARWATVIQLFSLATYVGPVVEKITEKAVEGGVNGLQWVWANLEALFDVEAELDKLRRTAKRIRAILKDAEETRFIEDQTVREWLSDLKDFAFDVEDLVDEFQIGLDIAKLEKARLSPGSRKRRRPWDILPPCLTWVYRKWTISVKIKEIKEKYEEIKQRRNDFQLREGESRRRQQDRTQQTPQHTGSLRGDSLVLGLEEKKNDILMHLRQGGGVSGAPNSSQREGRSVLVVAIIGPGGIGKTTLARLVFNDEEIERSSFLKIWVGVSRDFDVCRITKEIIKSITEKSCCGLSLDLLQRKLRELVLGKKFLLVLDGLCNNDLSFWDTLQAPLMVGGEGSRVLVTARSEQVLTYMRPRPSSIIWLNELGENDSWLLFCSYAFRQAPADHDVGREIVRRCHGLPLAIISIGGLLYSRTEEEWRSILSDIPDPEDEAHGILSTLKVSYDYLPLHLKQCFAFCSIFPNGYEFDKEELVEFWVAVGLAKPRDCRSAEYIGYKYFDSLLRWSFFQGCNGRHHQKQKYKMPGLIHELAQSVSAHECLRIENDASFCESENARYALSCNFPMELPIFQKLYQNKKLRTFILLGENGTPTKEVPRDLYMNLRCLRVLDLRRNELTELPDSIGNLIHLRYLNLLGTQIERLPESLSSLYNLQLLELGDCKKLVELPRGMSNLINLRYLGLRLDWENCRHRWSDIVMPPGLGRLTSLHTLSRFSVSSESGGGISELKGLKLRGEICISKLEIVDVRDAMEASLGTKQHLETMMLRWTNCRSPASQSGGGRDVIEQLCPNSNLKHLWIENYKGAEFPSWLGDQSMNLETLRLYGCERSERLPPVGRLRNLKCLFLEGLHTVTDLGSLSGDGNFAGFPSLEMITISNLKNLERGFELVQDEMPCLRKLVISDCSNLLQLPQLPNSLEDIEIRECPALSTLPMLSSLQQLVLTKCGLEIIESIHQFTSLSSLTISQFPRLGSITREHLQDLRSLRKLKIDHCDNFVSLSSQHLVSLETLEISQCHAFSSLAGEGLPASLKDLRLQSCGNLTSLPEEGMSASLQYLAIGGCPTLEQRCLVGGGDWHKIQHIPRIEIGENSSV; this is encoded by the coding sequence ATGGCGCGGTGGGCCACCGTCATTCAGCTCTTCTCTCTCGCCACCTACGTTGGCCCTGTCGTtgagaagatcaccgagaaggccgtGGAGGGCGGCGTCAACGGCCTGCAGTGGGTCTGGGCCAACCTCGAGGCCCTCTTCGACGTGGAGGCTGAACTCGACAAGCTCCGCCGCACCGCCAAGCGCATCCGCGCCATCCTCAAGGACGCCGAAGAGACCCGCTTCATCGAGGACCAAACCGTCCGCGAATGGCTCTCCGACCTCAAAGACTTCGCCTTTGACGTCGAGGACCTCGTCGACGAGTTCCAGATCGGCCTCGATATCGCCAAGCTGGAGAAGGCTCGTCTCTCCCCTGGCTCCCGGAAAAGGAGGCGGCCGTGGGACATTCTTCCTCCTTGTCTCACTTGGGTCTACCGTAAATGGACGATCTCGGTAAAGATCAAGGAGATCAAGGAAAAGTATGAGGAGATCAAGCAGCGCAGGAATGATTTCCAGTTAAGAGAGGGAGAATCGAGGAGGAGACAACAAGACAGGACACAACAAACTCCTCAACATACTGGCTCGCTTCGTGGCGACTCTCTAGTTTTGGGCTTGGAGGAGaagaaaaatgatattttgatgcATTTGAGGCAGGGCGGCGGTGTGAGTGGCGCCCCTAATTCTTCCCAAAGAGAGGGGAGAAGTGTGCTTGTCGTTGCAATCATCGGACCAGGAGGAATCGGGAAGACAACTCTGGCCAGGCTTGTCTTCAACGACGAGGAAATCGAAAGATCTTCTTTTTTGAAGATCTGGGTTGGTGTTTCGCGCGATTTCGACGTGTGTAGGATCACAAAAGAGATCATTAAATCGATCACCGAAAAGAGTTGCTGTGGTTTGAGCTTGGATTTGCTGCAGCGTAAGCTTCGGGAGCTGGTCCTCGGAAAGAAGTTCTTGCTCGTGCTTGATGGTTTGTGCAACAACGACCTTTCGTTCTGGGACACGTTGCAGGCTCCTCTGATGGTCGGAGGCGAAGGTAGCAGAGTCCTGGTCACCGCCCGGAGTGAGCAGGTTCTGACATACATGCGCCCACGCCCTTCGTCCATAATATGGTTGAATGAGCTGGGTGAAAACGATAGCTGGCTCCTGTTCTGCAGCTACGCATTCCGACAAGCACCTGCCGATCATGACGTTGGTAGAGAAATTGTGAGAAGGTGCCATGGTTTGCCCTTGGCAATTATCTCGATCGGTGGCCTCTTGTACTCCAGAACTGAAGAAGAGTGGAGGAGTATCCTCAGCGACATACCAGATCCAGAAGACGAAGCGCATGGCATCTTGTCGACATTAAAGGTAAGCTATGACTATTTGCCCTTGCATCTGAAGCAGTGCTTTGCATTCTGTTCCATATTTCCTAATGGTTATGAGTTCGACAAAGAGGAATTGGTAGAGTTCTGGGTCGCAGTGGGCTTAGCCAAACCTAGGGACTGCAGATCAGCAGAATATATTGGGTATAAGTACTTTGATTCTCTCCTCCGATGGTCATTTTTCCAGGGTTGTAATGGTCGTCACCACCAGAAACAGAAGTACAAAATGCCTGGCCTAATTCATGAACTAGCACAATCTGTTTCTGCACATGAATGTCTAAGAATCGAGAATGATGCATCATTCTGTGAATCTGAGAATGCACGCTATGCATTGTCATGTAACTTCCCCATGGAGCTTCCAATATTTCAGAAGTTATATCAGAATAAGAAACTTAGAACATTTATATTGCTCGGTGAAAACGGCACTCCCACAAAGGAGGTGCCGCGTGATCTTTACATGAACCTAAGATGTCTAAGGGTGTTAGATTTGAGGAGAAATGAGTTGACAGAATTGCCAGATTCGATTGGAAATCTTATTCACCTGAGGTACCTTAACCTTTTAGGTACTCAAATTGAGAGGTTGCCTGAATCATtgagcagcctctacaatctgcaacTGCTAGAACTTGGTGACTGTAAGAAGCTTGTGGAGCTACCCAGAGGCATGAGCAACTTAATTAATCTACGATATCTGGGTCTGCGTCTAGATTGGGAAAACTGTAGACATAGATGGAGTGATATTGTTATGCCACCAGGACTTGGCAGATTGACTTCTCTGCATACTCTTTCAAGGTTCTCAGTTTCCTCGGAGAGCGGAGGCGGGATAAGTGAACTGAAGGGCTTGAAACTTCGAGGAGAAATTTGCATCTCAAAGCTTGAAATTGTTGATGTGAGGGATGCCATGGAGGCCAGTTTAGGTACCAAACAACATCTCGAAACTATGATGCTGCGATGGACTAACTGCAGAAGCCCTGCTTCACAAAGTGGAGGTGGAAGGGATGTGATCGAACAGCTCTGCCCAAATAGCAACCTCAAACACCTATGGATAGAAAATTACAAAGGTGCTGAATTCCCGAGCTGGCTTGGAGACCAGTCCATGAATTTGGAAACATTAAGACTTTATGGTTGTGAAAGATCGGAGAGGCTCCCACCTGTAGGAAGGTTGAGGAATCTCAAATGTCTGTTCTTGGAAGGACTGCACACAGTCACAGACCTCGGTTCACTTTCTGGTGATGGTAATTTTGCAGGATTTCCATCATTGGAGATGATCACCATATCAAATTTGAAGAATCTTGagagggggtttgaattagtacaAGATGAAATGCCTTGCCTCAGAAAGCTGGTCATATCAGACTGCTCCAACTTACTACAACTTCCACAACTTCCAAACTCGCTTGAAGACATTGAGATTAGAGAATGTCCAGCATTATCTACTCTACCTATGCTTTCGTCTCTTCAACAATTGGTGCTCACAAAATGTGGACTTGAAATAATTGAATCGATTCATCAGTTCACCTCTCTTTCTTCTCTGACCATTTCCCAATTTCCACGACTTGGATCTATAACAAGAGAGCACCTTCAAGACCTGAGGTCCCTTAGGAAACTGAAGATTGACCACTGTGACAATTTTGTTTCACTTTCTTCTCAGCATCTTGTTTCTCTTGAAACTTTGGAAATATCTCAATGTCATGCATTTTCTTCCTTGGCTGGAGAGGGACTGCCAGCCTCGCTCAAAGATCTTCGACTACAGTCTTGCGGCAACCTCACATCTTTGCCAGAGGAAGGAATGTCTGCCTCACTGCAGTACTTGGCCATTGGTGGATGCCCAACTCTAGAACAAAGATGTCTAGTAGGTGGAGGTGATTGGCACAAGATACAGCATATCCCCCGTATAGAAATTGGTGAGAACTCTTCAGTCTAA
- the LOC135594284 gene encoding transcription factor MYB60-like has protein sequence MHEFFISSAAISSSVCSIPARVLHRERCLIVAIWWFLLFWEANDSCEQEKGKEQIGEKELRVYIRASHAHETPVGDRTKGKKRGGGGIEAVVSHQAVSMGRPPCCDKVGIKKGPWTPEEDIILVSYIQQHGPGNWRSVPSNTGLMRCSKSCRLRWTNYLRPGIKRGNFTPHEEGIIIHLQSLLGNKWAAIASYLPQRTDNDIKNYWNTHLKKKIKKSHTATDGYNMSSGTSPSCQDYMPEDYDMETRKQDITVLTFPLPSMRLTPPIYACSTGNISRLLEGWARSSKKNTQGKLQERAIADDSHSSNNDATAAASVREKSRAAGDQGCSTAMTHEDLGTLLSFEKVSGGSWEKTAAGKASFGDAEAKQGGENHQPPLSFLEKWLFDEASGQVDELMDLPVDCCSLSMF, from the exons ATGCATGAGTTCTTTATTTCGTCTGCTGCCATTTCCAGTTCAGTATGTAGCATTCCAGCTAGGGTTCTTCACAGAGAGCGATGCTTAATAGTTGCTATCTGGTGGTTTCTACTTTTCTGGGAAGCAAATGATTCATGTGAGCAGGAGAAGGGAAAGGAGCAGATAGGTGAAAAGGAGCTCCGTGTGTATATAAGAGCCTCACATGCTCATGAGACACCTGTAGGGGACAgaacaaaagggaagaagagaggcggAGGAGGCATCGAGGCAGTAGTAAGCCATCAAGCTGTATCAATGGGGAGGCCTCCCTGCTGTGACAAGGTTGGCATCAAGAAAGGACCATGGACTCCTGAGGAGGACATCATCTTGGTCTCCTATATCCAACAGCACGGCCCTGGAAACTGGAGATCAGTTCCTTCAAACACCG GCCTGATGAGATGTAGCAAGAGCTGTAGATTAAGATGGACAAACTACCTCAGGCCTGGAATCAAACGTGGCAACTTCACTCCACACGAAGAGGGAATCATCATCCATCTGCAGTCCTTGCTTGGAAACAA ATGGGCAGCCATAGCTTCTTACCTTCCCCAGAGAACAGACAATgatatcaagaactactggaacacacacctcaagaagaagatcaagaaGTCCCACACAGCCACTGATGGCTACAACATGTCTTCTGGCACGAGCCCCAGCTGTCAGGACTACATGCCCGAGGATTATGACATGGAAACGAGGAAGCAAGACATCACCGTCCTCACGTTCCCACTCCCCAGTATGCGCCTGACACCCCCTATCTATGCCTGCAGCACCGGGAACATCTCCAGGCTTCTCGAAGGATGGGCGCGTTCCTCGAAGAAGAACACCCAAGGGAAGCTGCAAGAGCGTGCCATTGCTGATGACAGCCACAGCAGCAACAATGACGCCACTGCAGCAGCATCGGTCAGAGAGAAGAGTCGAGCTGCGGGTGATCAGGGATGCAGCACGGCCATGACGCATGAAGACCTCGGCACACTGCTGTCGTTCGAGAAGGTGAGCGGCGGTTCCTGGGAGAAGACCGCCGCGGGGAAGGCGTCCTTCGGCGATGCTGAAGCCAAGCAAGGTGGGGAGAACCACCAACCGCCATTGTCCTTTTTGGAGAAATGGCTCTTCGACGAGGCCTCGGGACAGGTGGATGAGCTGATGGATCTCCCTGTTGATTGCTGCTCATTGTCCATGTTCTAA